In the genome of Photobacterium sp. TY1-4, one region contains:
- the ftsB gene encoding cell division protein FtsB, translating to MRLFIVALLMTLAWLQYDFWLGKNGMGDYLAAKDNVALQQQANAELAQRNQQMYAEIHDLHRGQEAVEERARNGLGMIKPGETFFRIVGE from the coding sequence ATGCGTTTATTCATTGTCGCGCTACTGATGACACTGGCATGGTTGCAGTACGATTTCTGGCTGGGGAAAAACGGCATGGGCGATTATCTGGCAGCCAAAGATAATGTGGCGTTGCAACAACAGGCCAATGCTGAGCTGGCGCAGCGTAACCAGCAGATGTACGCCGAAATCCACGATTTGCACCGCGGCCAGGAAGCGGTGGAAGAGCGGGCACGAAATGGCCTGGGCATGATCAAGCCGGGCGAAACCTTCTTTCGGATCGTCGGCGAATAG